In the genome of Podospora pseudocomata strain CBS 415.72m chromosome 2 map unlocalized CBS415.72m_2.2, whole genome shotgun sequence, one region contains:
- a CDS encoding uncharacterized protein (EggNog:ENOG503NV8J; COG:S): MARQYDNIIFDLGDVLFHWDASTVTALPKKTIRAMMNTTIWLDYERGFLSPGQAHKLLATELKTTPELVAESLEQAQLTLRPDAEMTDLILKLAAARTRSGQAKVRILGLSNIAKDHFIGIQKIQFPWHLFDRIFTSCDTGMRKPDLCIYQHLIKETGIDPARTIFLDDRVENIFAARSLGLRGEVVGRLGPERSQLVRLLTNLLLPDDTIIRAEGFLRSRAGNHLSEFEGKDVSFRDNFSQLLLWELTGMEELVYLTWPSRPSPEVSSASSPVDTISNPDSAVELLLDESPSSSPQKVKPATTSSPFWNYFSSQPVLTTNTFPADADTTSIAYLSLPEQHLSSVVPPSEAMAAMAANTSADGIIQVYFSSSRPHTCPVVCVNVLRFFNKFSSTPVETDDRLKPTVDFVINSLANRAYVHGSRYYVPEAFLYFAALFYNECKGSSPGLWGRLDEHMKGALLERLRVSAAGNAAALAMRVRACQAVGLGSEVARGDFEELLGLQRGEDGGWPAGWFCRMGRTGDAIGNRGLTTGMVLRVLRDWS, translated from the exons ATGGCTCGCCAATATGACAACATCATATTTGACTTGGGCGATGTGTTATTCCATTGGGATGCAAGCACTGTTACTGCCCTTCCAAAGAAAACCATCCGCGCCATGATGAATACCACCATCTGGTTAGATTATGAGCGGGGCTTCTTGTCGCCGGGGCAGGCACACAAG CTGTTGGCTACCGAGCTAAAGACCACACCAGAGCTAGTGGCCGAGTCACTTGAGCAAGCTCAGTTGACACTCCGCCCTGATGCTGAGATGACTGATCTGATCCTGAAGCTCGCAGCAGCACGCACAAGATCGGGGCAAGCCAAGGTTAGGATTCTTGGTCTCTCGAATATTGCCAAAGACCACTTCATCGGCATTCAAAAGATCCAATTCCCGTGGCATCTCTTTGATCGCATCTTTACTTCCTGCGACACGGGAATGCGCAAGCCAGACTTGTGCATCTACCAGCACCTGATCAAGGAGACTGGGATCGACCCTGCTCGGACTATTTTCCTTGATGACCGTGTTGAGAACATTTTTGCGGCTCGTAGTCTCGGTTTGAGAGGCGAGGTGGTCGGTCGTCTGGGACCCGAAAGGTCGCAGTTAGTTCGTCTTCTTACGAACCTCTTACTGCCTGACGACACTATAATTCGCGCCGAGGGGTTCTTGAGGTCCCGAGCGGGTAACCACCTCTCTGAGTTCGAAGGGAAGGACGTGTCTTTCCGCGACAACTTTTCGCAGCTTCTCCTATGGGAGCTCACGGGAATGGAAGAGCTTGTGTATCTCACCTGGCCAAGCCGTCCATCACCTGAGGTATCTTCAGCTTCGTCACCGGTCGATACCATTTCCAATCCAGACTCCGCCGTGGAGCTACTCCTAGACGAGAGCCCCTCTAGCTCGCCCCAAAAAGTTAaacccgccaccacctcatccccGTTCTGGAATTActtctcctcccaaccaGTCCTCACAACCAACACGTTCCCCGCCGACGCAGATACCACGTCGATCGCTTACCTCAGCCTGCCAGAACAGCACCTCTCTTCGGTGGTGCCGCCATCAgaagccatggccgccatggCAGCCAACACGAGCGCCGATGGTATCATCCAGGTCTACTTTAGCTCTTCCCGTCCGCACACCTGCCCTGTAGTCTGCGTTAATGTCCTTCGGTTCTTTAACAAGTTTTCTTCTACTCCCGTTGAAACCGACGATCGCCTCAAGCCCACTGTTGACTTTGTCATCAACTCGCTTGCTAACAGGGCGTATGTTCACGGCAGCAGGTACTACGTCCCAGAGGCGTTTTTGTATTTTGCCGCGCTGTTCTACAATGAGTGCAAGGGGAGTTCACCTggtttgtgggggaggttggatgagCATATGAAGGGGGCTTTGTTGGAAAGGTTGAGGGTGTCGGCTGCGGGGAATGCGGCTGCGCTGgcgatgagggtgagggcttGCCAggctgttgggttggggagcgaggtggcgaggggggaTTTTGAGGAACTGTTGGGGTTgcagaggggggaggatggggggtggcCGGCAGGGTGGTTTTgcaggatggggaggacgggggaTGCGATTGGGAATAGGGGGTTGACTACGGGGATGGTTTTGAGGGTTTTGAGGGATTGGTCGTGA
- a CDS encoding uncharacterized protein (COG:G; EggNog:ENOG503NUVP), producing MAVFYLICLLLFQPAASQSLKSLAGYFSSLSLIKCPVRCDDSGPSQNWTRYHAVDQLTTCDKPPHLSFAFSSSSPNVDNQDNITIPFVVLSCSTNKGHLVLDEQSKVFDSLTKKGAKNSTANIEIFSESVSDLQIPGQKFAVIREIQASLLFNTSAATEHFDGSIKLVSIMETPYWLEEFIALVQDRDDKTLTGLQLCGANRTVQYTMGVFLDITADVALRLFRVQHALEAWSLSHCVVGLGQRESLKPSTFWLREPSRTALLNGTNSIGNWTTPVSPFNRAMAKTSSHVAECRTIQVASGDSCASLAHKCGLKNANDITKFKSTEALLCHTPSKSAHLLLGWYTARRSTKAYA from the exons ATGGCTGTTTTCTATCTTATTTGCCTACTTCTTTTCCAACCAGCGGCATCTCAAAGCCTAAAGAGCCTTGCCGGGtacttttcttctctttcgtTGATCAAATGCCCTGTTCGCTGTGACGACTCCGGTCCCTCCCAGAATTGGACTCGTTACCACGCCGTGGATCAGCTTACGACTTGCGACAAGCCACCACATCTCAGCTTTGCGTTCAGCTCATCAAGCCCCAACGTTGACAACCAGGACAATATCACCATACCTTTCGTGGTCCTCAGTTGCTCCACCAATAAAGGGCACTTGGTCCTTGATGAGCAGTCGAAGGTGTTCGACAGCTTGACCAAAAAAGGCGCCAAGAACAGCACCGCCAACATCGAGATATTCTCAGAATCTGTTTCAGACCTTCAAATTCCTGGCCAGAAGTTCGCAGTCATCAGAGAGATCCAGGCatctcttctcttcaacaccagCGCAGCAACGGAACATTTTGACGGCAGCATTAAACTTGTGTCAATTATGGAGACACCATATTGG CTAGAAGAGTTCATAGCTCTCGTCCAGGACCGCGACGACAAAACATTGACTGGTCTCCAGCTTTGTGGGGCTAACCGCACCGTACAATACACCATGGGAGTCTTTCTCGACATCACCGCTGATGTGGCACTGAGGCTCTTCAGGGTACAGCATGCACTCGAGGCCTGGTCCTTGTCGCATTGTGTCGTGGGACTTGGTCAACGGGAGTCACTCAAACCTTCCACATTCTGGCTGCGTGAGCCCAGTAGAACAGCCCTTCTCAATGGTACCAACAGCATCGGCAACTGGACGACCCCCGTTTCACCATTCAATCGCGCTATGGCAAAGACATCATCTCATGTGGCCGAGTGCCGGACGATCCAAGTTGCCTCCGGAGATAGCTGCGCATCTCTGGCCCATAAGTGCGGGCTGAAGAACGCCAATGACATCACCAAGTTCAAATCCACAGAAGCACTTTTGTGCCACACTCCGTCCAAGTCAGCACATTTGCTGCTCGGTTGGTACACTGCCCGACGTTCGACCAAAGCCTACGCCTGA
- a CDS encoding uncharacterized protein (COG:G; EggNog:ENOG503NUVP; CAZy:GH18), which translates to MKVINNASPPSEFKRIGYFEAWRSANKKERPCLFMDATQIPTGYTLVHFAFGEVSSSFAVGVSKLKNQFDKFVKMRGFKRIIAFCVKPGNREILATNIAKFVVDPDLDGVDLDWEYPGAPDLPSADPLNGLAYLELLKLLRQKLPWTTFPIGEISKVVDYIVYMTYDLHGQWDFDSPWSSPGCPAGNCLRSHISRKETLNALSMVTKTGVSSTKLMIGITSYGRSFRMVDPSCTGPMCTFTGALSGAKLGRCTRTAGYLANAEIQEILHYDKSSRTYYDEGIMSDILVYGSDWVADMNNDNKGRREALWKSMNFGGVSDWAIGLAEFLPNDVSQVPSLSMEEIKEDWANITCKHAYARNSSYRELDRWKTLKADEAWKHVVVECSDESERRPTAALLLSSFVKLAGIYYELYDGIQAAQLSLITTLSKFSSTFAPEQKADESLTMTLNILSAGFGVLAGPDFAKAFSSGNFFSQNPGIGEKLESAVMKGVENEPVTEDLASQFNWIVMSWKEIVDITQRQAFSETKDGVCYLSSMMSNGKLLKVEPMNRFDTESAMVKVLYAFLIPHVWHLRAYSPVLIHAEWDCQKVGVDKYCCVEGNFLPFSDSLMGCRNNKWHPTLFAVHVIFSII; encoded by the exons ATGAAGGTCATCAACAATGCTTCCCCTCCGTCAGAGTTCAAGAGGATAGGCTACTTTGAAGCCTGGAGATCGGCTAATAAAAAGGAGCGGCCTTGCCTGTTTATGGATGCCACCCAGATTCCGACAGGATACACACTTGTGCATTTTGCCTTTGGGGAGGTATCCTCCAGCTTTGCCGTGGGTGTTAGCAAGCTCAAAAACCAGTTCGACAAGTTTGTGAAGATGAGAGGCTTCAAGAGAATCATTGCCTTCT GCGTCAAACCGGGCAACAGGGAGATTTTGGCCACCAACATCGCCAAGTTCGTCGTGGACCCTGATTTGGATGGCGTGGATCTCGATTGGGAGTATCCAGGTGCGCCAGATCTCCCTAGTGCCGACCCGCTCAATGGACTGGCATATCTGGAACTCCTGAAGTTGTTGAGACAGAAGCTTCCGTG GACAACA TTTCCAATTGGGGAGATCAGCAAGGTCGTCGATTACATTGTGTACATGACTTACGACTTGCATGGCC AATGGGACTTTGACAGTCCTTGGTCCTCTCCAGGCTGCCCAGCAGGCAACTGTCTTCGCTCACACATCAGCAGGAAGGAAACCCTCAATGCACTTTCCATGGTCACCAAAACTGGCGTCTCATCAACCAAGCTCATGATCGGCATTACCAGCTATGGTCGGTCTTTTCGGATGGTCGACCCATCCTGCACCGGTCCTATGTGTACATTTACCGGGGCACTCTCCGGAGCAAAACTTGGACGTTGCACACGCACCGCCGGATATCTCGCCAATGCAGAGATTCAGGAGATTTTGCATTACGACAAGTCATCACGCACCTATTACGATGAAGGCATCATGAGTGACATTCTGGTGTACGGATCTGACTGGGTTGCCGACATgaacaacgacaacaaagGGCGTCGGGAGGCTCTGTGGAAGTCAATGAACTTTGGCGGCGTCTCAGACTGGGCGATTGGCCTTGCCGAGTTTTTACCCAATGATGTCTCTCAGGTTCCGTCACTGTCAatggaggagatcaaggaagaCTGGGCCAACATCACCTGCAAACACGCATACGCGAGGAATAGCAGCTACAGGGAGTTAGACCGTTGGAAAACCCTCAAGGCTGATGAGGCTTGGAAGCATGTTGTTG TCGAATGCAGTGACGAATCCGAACGCCGGCCGACAGCAGCTCTCCTTTTGAGTTCATTTGTGAAGCTTGCTGGGATCTATTACGAGCTGTACGATGGAATCCAAGCAGCTCAGCTCAGTCTTATCACGACACTGTCCAAGTTCTCGAGCACTTTTGCACCAGAACAAAAGGCGGACGAGTCTTTGACCATGACTTTGAATATCTTGAGTGCTGGCTTCGGTGTGCTGGCAGGCCCAGACTTTGCGAAGGCATTTTCGTCTGGAAATTTCTTCTCTCAGAATCCTGGTATTGGAGAGAAGCTGGAGTCGGCAGTGATGAAGGGCGTAGA AAACGAGCCCGTGACGGAGGATCTCGCATCGCAGTTCAACTGGATTGTGATGAGTTGGAAAGAAATTGTCGACATTACACAACGCCAAGCCTTCTCTGAGACGAAAGATGGGGTTTGCTATCTCAGCAGCATGATGAGCAACGGCAAGCTGCTCAAGGTCGAGCCGATGAACAGGTTTGACACGGAATCCGCCATGGTCAAAGTCCTGTACGCCTTCCTGATTCCGCATGTCTGGCATCTCCGAGCCTACAGCCCTGTTCTCATCCACGCCGAGTGGGACTGCCAAAAGGTTGGGGTCGACAAGTATTGTTGTGTCGAGGGAAATTTTTTGCCGTTTTCGGACTCGCTTATGGGGTGTCGCAATAACAAGTGGCATCCCACCCTCTTTGCTGTTCATGTTATTTTCAGCATCATCTGA
- a CDS encoding uncharacterized protein (COG:S; EggNog:ENOG503NYUK) → MASSNTLPASNRQHYETKAPAQHKDEQCLTHLQATDPRHDKDNIELRKGGLLRESYCWVLSHDNFRRWRDNRDGQLLWVRGDPGKGKTMLLCGIIDELENDTARTDNIAFFFCQATDDRLSNATAVLRGLIYLLVTKQQPELISHVRESCYGLGKEGFQGPTSWVVLSKIFTNILEDPKLQGTYLIIDALDECTGDRDLLLDLIAGKLSAYPKVKWLVSSRNWPDIEESLNTATQKINLRLELNEESVSAAVTTYIQSEIDKLAKRKKYNNDTRDAVKRYLDTNAHGTFLWVALVCQELAKISRWEAVEILTTFPPGLDAIYEQMRDQINKSRNAKLLQRILAVISVVYRPITLNELPALVDMPDCSSGNVEDLTEIVELCGSFLTLRQHTISFVHQSAKDFLLSNGTHQDSRDVVSWVFPQGKDDVHNSVFLRSLSAMSTILHRDIYGLKLPGFPINGVPTPCPDPLATVRYSCVFWVDHLRESISDKDTPQRNTLVAAQTFLEQKYLYWLEALSLLRAMSEGVIAIRKLEGLLGRIHQRQLTTFIRDAYRFALSYRWIIEQAPLQAYTSALVFAPLGSLMKKKFKTEEPSWISAKPVVEADWNACLQTLEGHSGSVNSVAFSADGQRLASGSHDRTVKIWDPASGQCLQTLHGHSDEVNSIAFSADDLRAHGYRLGSDKTWVICNGQNVLWLPPEYRPTCSVIQGRVVAIGCSSGRVFTIGFSRDI, encoded by the exons ATGGCATCGTCTAATACATTGCCTGCCAGCAATCGCCAGCACTACGAGACCAAGGCACCGGCCCAGCAT AAAGACGAACAATGCCTTACCCACCTGCAAGCAACCGACCCCCGCCACGACAAGGACAATATCGAGTTAAGAAAGGGTGGTCTCCTCAGAGAGTCATACTGCTGGGTTCTCAGTCATGACAATTTCCGCCGATGGCGCGACAACCGAGATGGCCAGTTGCTCTGGGTTAGAGGCGATCCTGGCAAGGGCAAAACGATGTTGCTCTGCGGAATaattgatgagctggagaatgACACTGCGCGCACAGACAACATCGCGTTTTTCTTCTGTCAGGCCACGGACGATCGCCTCAGCAATGCTACAGCGGTCCTCCGTGGGCTGATCTACCTGCTTGTgaccaagcagcagccggaACTTATTTCACACGTTCGCGAAAGCTGCTATGGTTTGGGGAaagagggcttccaaggccccaCTTCATGGGTGGTATTGTCAAAGATTTTTACCAACATTCTCGAAGACCCGAAGTTACAGGGAACATATCTAATCATTGACGCGCTTGACGAGTGTACTGGAGACCGGGACCTGCTTCTCGACCTTATCGCAGGCAAGTTATCAGCATACCCGAAAGTTAAGTGGCTCGTATCCAGTCGCAACTGGCCGGACATCGAGGAGAGTCTCAACACCGCAACACAGAAAATAAACCTACGTCTTGAGCTGAATGAAGAGTCTGTCTCCGCTGCTGTCACCACATATATCCAGTCCGAAATAGATAAGCTTGCGAAGCGGAAAAAATACAATAACGATACGCGGGACGCTGTCAAGCGCTATTTGGATACGAACGCACATGGGACCTTCCTCTGGGTAGCGTTGGTCTGTCAAGAGCTCGCCAAGATTTCGAGATGGGAAGCTGTGGAGATATTAACAACATTTCCGCCTGGGCTCGATGCAATCTATGAACAGATGAGGGACCAGATCAACAAGTCGAGAAATGCTAAACTTCTCCAAAGAATACTGGCTGTCATCTCGGTCGTATACCGACCTATCACATTAAACGAACTACCAGCCCTCGTAGATATGCCAGACTGTTCCTCTGGAAATGTCGAGGATCTAACAGAGATCGTAGAGCTTTGCGGCTCTTTCCTGACACTACGCCAACACACGATATCATTCGTCCACCAATCCGCTAAAGACTTCCTACTCAGCAACGGCACGCACCAAGATTCACGAGACGTTGTTAGTTGGGTTTTCCCTCAAGGGAAGGACGATGTACACAATAGCGTCTTCTTAAGGTCGCTAAGTGCGATGTCTACGATATTGCACCGCGACATATACGGTTTAAAGTTACCGGGATTCCCAATCAACGGGGTTCCAACGCCATGTCCAGACCCGCTGGCCACAGTCCGGTATTCGTGCGTCTTCTGGGTTGACCATCTCCGCGAGTCGATTTCTGATAAAGACACGCCACAACGCAACACACTGGTTGCGGCCCAGACATTCCTTGAACAGAAGTATCTTTACTGGCTCGAAGCTCTCAGTTTACTCCGAGCTATGTCGGAGGGTGTTATTGCTATAAGAAAACTTGAGGGCCTACTA GGGCGAATTCATCAAAGGCAGCTAACAACCTTTATTCGGGATGCGTACCGGTTCGCTCTCTCCTACAGATGGATAATCGAGCAAGCCCCTCTTCAGGCGTACACATCAGCCCTCGTATTTGCACCGCTTGGCAGTCTAATGAAGAAGAAATTTAAGACGGAAGAACCTAGCTGGATCAGTGCAAAGCCAGTAGTAGAAGCGGACTGGAATGCGTGCCTCCAGACGCTCGAAGGCCATAGCGGCTCGGTTAACTCggtcgccttttcggcggatggccagcggctcGCATCCGGATCACACGACCGtaccgtcaagatctgggatcccgcctcgggccaatgcctccagacgctccaCGGCCATAGCGACGAGGTTAACTCGatcgccttttcggcggatgATCTAAGGGCGCATGGGTATAGGTTGGGGTCAGATAAGACCTGGGTTATTTGTAACGGCCAGAATGTGCTATGGTTACCACCTGAATACCGCCCAACCTGCTCGGTAATCCAAGGGCGGGTGGTAGCCATTGGCTGTTCATCAGGGCGAGTTTTTACTATTGGCTTCTCGCGTGACATATAA
- a CDS encoding uncharacterized protein (COG:S; EggNog:ENOG503PDZJ), translating to MVESAPRSGCTGHILAAVDMTGVVEGIEAVSGLAGLFNTAITWFDYILVAKQAAPRLQSLLVKLDAAQLRLTRWGKAAGLTGSQIEDEESLKNSGSFQLDESEEKLAVVTFQAVADLFEQCQKLCHDERKGKSKDGPSATENEVSPFGTVGLNWNPMHRYLHGKMRDIADGRKNKVSVAQRVKFAIYKKEHLEKFIKDINDLIDELYKIHEPPVEEQKELGKEELAKFLEVLKELDVASDRDPVIRSAVQNILKQEASRTSFNLAV from the exons ATGGTCGAATCAGCTCCGAGAAGTGGTTGCACTGGCCACATTTTAGCCGCAG TCGACATGACGGGCGTCGTAGAAGGAATCGAAGCGGTATCTGGGTTGGCCGGCCTCTTCAACACGGCCATAACCTGGTTCGACTACATCCTCGTTGCCAAGCAGGCGGCTCCGCGACTGCAGTCGCTGTTGGTGAAACTCGACGCCGCGCAGCTGCGGCTGACGCGCTGGGGCAAGGCGGCCGGCCTCACAGGCTCGCagattgaggatgaagagtCACTGAAGAATTCAGGCTCGTTCCAGCTCGACGAATCGGAGGAGAAGCTAGCGGTCGTGACGTTCCAGGCCGTGGCGGATCTCTTTGAACAATGCCAGAAACTTTGTCACGACGAGCGTAAAGGCAAGAGCAAAGACGGCCCCAGTGCTACAGAGAACGAGGTCAGCCCATTTGGCACGGTTGGCCTGAACTGGAACCCCATGCACCGCTACCTTCATGGGAAAATGCGAGACATCGCCGACGGCCGCAAAAATAAAGTCTCGGTCGCGCAGCGGGTCAAGTTCGCCATCTACAAGAAGGAGCATCTCGAGAAGTTCATCAAAGATATTAACGATCTCATCGACGAGCTGTATAAGATCCATGAACCACccgtggaggagcagaaggagctcggcaaggaggaactAGCGAAGTTTCTTGAGGTCCTGAAGGAGTTGGATGTCGCTTCCGACCGCGATCCCGTCATACGCTCTGCTGTGCAGAATATTCTCAAACAAGAGGCAAGTAGAACTTCGTTTAACCTTGCCGTTTAA
- a CDS encoding uncharacterized protein (EggNog:ENOG503P56N) yields MQLTNLLVAIMATASAVSATCHTSGVTWNDKAAARRAITDACTKGRFSVTFGIQEKIFLCVNSGGKQKMEFWVQNKANSRRNWDDADCIHRLSREVDGCNQNKGGYSNVDNWYYSSDPNEGQC; encoded by the exons ATgcagctcaccaacctcctcgtcgccatcatggccaccgcctccgccgtctcGGCCACCTGCCACACCTCAGGCGTGACCTGGAACGACAAGGCGGCCGCCCGCCGCGCCATCACCGACGCCTGCACCAAGGGCCGCTTCTCCGTCACCTTTGGCATCCAGGAGAAGATCTTCCTGTGCGTCAACTCTGGCGGCAAGCAAAAGATGGAGTTTTGGGTCCAGAACAAGGCCAACTCGCGCCGCAACTGGGACGACGCCGACTGCATCCACCGTCTCAGCAGGGAGGTTGACGGGTGCAATCAGAACAAGGGGGGTTACAGCAATGTTGATAACTGGTACTACAG CTCCGACCCCAATGAGGGCCAGTGCTAG
- the utp13 gene encoding U3 small nucleolar RNA-associated protein 13 (COG:A; EggNog:ENOG503NUNT) — MATRQAAKTTFEVGNVIQPIYTGGSVALENGARILASTLGENAVLTELTTGKNLAEIEGDGEPISTLAITPSGSHLIVCSRSLTMRIYALTVSPEFDSIETTLVRTSKPHATPVVVLAVDRTSTLLATGAADGAIKIWDIVGGYVTHTVSGPSVLISALHFFEIAATAADTTIDRRPKKGSRKNDQDDGTNGVDSKFRLAWGTQDGKVRIFDLHKRTATPVYSDAKRKREAHESNVQSIDYSPEQHALLTGSRDKTMTMWLWGENGWQGTPMLRHELVESVGFLNEGKWMYSAGESGLLRIWDSTTHQEITAKQDPKADGEAILSTVYLPEKSLIVCAQADYTLALYQVPKAEDISASAGEFFWEPFRRISGTHDEIYDLVYLLRDQSMMALATNSEDIRIVSVKTDGGEEGGSYFGHDVALLKGHEDLVMSLDVDWSGHWVASGAKDNTARIWRVDSANNSFECYATFTGHLESVGAVSLPKVAPPEDSEAFKNPLDHPPAFLISGSQDRFVQKRLIPRPSQPFKETTSLRRLAHEKDINALDINPSGKLFASASQDKTVKIWDTERLEVQGILKGHKRGVWAVKFAPLHTPAIQGETGGAVSGKGVIVTGSGDKTIKLWNLSDYTCLRTFEGHSHNVLKVVWLHIPTVEEDPSRKNVHFASAGADSLVKIWDANTGETECTLDNHEDRLWTLAVHPKSNTIVSAGSDSKITFWKDTTSETQTAATEAATRLVEQEQELENYIHIGAYRDAIVLALQLNHPGRLLKLFTNVVTSPTPEAGSFTGLRAVDQVLASLSDEQLFLLLLRLRDWNTNARTAPVAQRILSALVRSYPADKFSGLSVKGARGQKSLKEVLNALKVYTERHYKRMEELVDESYLVEYTLREMDALAPSLKAVKEDGEGDVDMIEV, encoded by the coding sequence ATGGCCACACGACAAGCAGCAAAGACCACCTTCGAGGTTGGAAATGTTATACAGCCCATCTATACCGGAGGATCTGTTGCGCTCGAAAATGGCGCCAGAATCCTCGCCTCGACACTAGGCGAAAACGCGGTGCTCACCGAATTGACGACTGGAAAGAACCTGGCCGAGAttgaaggagatggcgaACCCATTTCGACCCTGGCCATTACGCCTTCGGGGTCGCACTTGATTGTGTGCTCCCGGTCGCTGACGATGCGAATCTACGCCCTCACAGTCTCCCCAGAATTCGACTCGATCGAAACGACACTCGTCCGAACCTCGAAGCCACATGCCACCCCTGTGGTTGTGCTGGCCGTCGACAGAACAAGCACATTGTTGGCTACTGGTGCTGCCGATGGCGCCATCAAGATTTGGGATATTGTTGGAGGATATGTAACCCACACCGTCAGCGGACCGAGTGTTCTCATTTCAGCCCTGCACTTTTTCGAGATCGCCGCGACCGCTGCCGACACCACAATCGACCGAAGGCCCAAGAAGGGCTCGCGAAAGAACGACCAGGATGACGGCACCAACGGTGTCGACTCCAAGTTTCGGCTGGCCTGGGGCACACAAGACGGCAAGGTCCGCATCTTCGATCTTCACAAACGTACCGCGACTCCCGTATACTCCGATgcgaaaaggaaaagggaggCGCACGAGTCTAATGTTCAGAGCATCGACTACTCGCCCGAGCAGCATGCTTTGCTCACAGGCAGCAGAGATaagacgatgacgatgtggCTTTGGGGGGAGAATGGCTGGCAGGGAACGCCAATGCTGCGGCACGAGTTGGTGGAATCTGTAGGGTTCTTGAATGAAGGGAAGTGGATGTACTCAGCCGGAGAGAGCGGTCTCTTGCGGATATGGGACTCAACTACACACCAGGAAATCACTGCGAAACAAGACCCCAAGGCGGATGGCGAGGCTATTCTTTCAACCGTCTACTTGCCAGAGAAGTCCTTGATTGTGTGCGCCCAAGCCGACTACACACTCGCCCTCTATCAGGTCCCGAAAGCAGAAGATATCAGTGCGAGTGCGGGAGAGTTCTTCTGGGAGCCGTTTAGACGGATATCCGGCACACACGACGAAATCTACGACTTGGTCTACCTTCTACGAGATCAGTCCATGATGGCACTTGCGACGAACTCGGAGGATATTAGGATAGTATCTGTCAAAACagatggcggggaggagggcggttCCTATTTCGGGCACGACGTTGCCTTGCTCAAGGGACATGAGGATCTCGTCATGTCACTGGATGTGGATTGGTCTGGTCACTGGGTGGCCAGTGGAGCAAAAGATAACACAGCCAGAATATGGAGGGTTGATTCTGCCAACAATTCTTTTGAGTGTTATGCTACCTTCACTGGTCACCTGGAGTCGGTGGGAGCAGTGTCTTTGCCCAAGGTTGCTCCTCCGGAAGACTCTGAGGCGTTCAAGAACCCTCTCGACCACCCTCCAGCATTCCTGATTTCCGGTTCCCAGGACAGATTTGTCCAGAAGCGACTTATTCCCCGACCATCACAACCGTTCAAAGAGACAACTAGTCTCAGGAGATTGGCGCACGAGAAAGACATCAACGCCCTGGATATCAACCCATCCGGAAAGTTATTCGCTTCTGCGTCACAGGACAAAACGGTCAAGATTTGGGACACAGAAAGGCTCGAGGTGCAGGGTATCCTCAAGGGCCACAAGAGAGGTGTATGGGCGGTCAAGTTTGCTCCCCTCCATACTCCAGCCATCCAAGGCGAGACAGGTGGTGCTGTCTCTGGAAAGGGTGTCATCGTCACTGGCAGTGGTGACAAGACTATCAAGCTGTGGAATCTTTCTGACTACACGTGTCTTCGCACCTTTGAAGGACACTCCCACAACGTTCTGAAAGTGGTGTGGTTGCACATCCCCACAGTCGAGGAGGATCCCAGCAGAAAAAATGTCCATTTCGCTTCCGCTGGCGCTGACAGTctcgtcaagatctgggacgCCAACACGGGCGAAACAGAATGCACCCTTGACAACCACGAAGACAGACTGTGGACCTTGGCCGTGCACCCGAAAAGCAACACGATTGTCTCGGCTGGCTCCGACTCCAAGATTACCTTCTGGAAGGACACCACATCCGAAACCCagaccgccgccaccgaagCCGCCACCCGGCTTgttgagcaggagcaggagttggAGAACTACATCCATATCGGTGCCTACAGAGATGCCATCGTCTTGGCTCTCCAGCTCAACCACCCAGGCCGCCTGCTCAAGCTTTTCACCAACGTTGTCACCTCGCCTACTCCTGAAGCGGGTAGCTTCACCGGGCTGAGAGCTGTCGACCAGGTTCTTGCTAGCTTGTCAGATGAGCAGCTGTTCCTTTTGTTGCTGAGGTTACGAGACTGGAACACAAACGCGCGCACGGCACCTGTTGCGCAGCGGATTCTCTCCGCGCTGGTGAGGAGCTATCCGGCTGATAAGTTCTCGGGCTTGAGCGTCAAGGGAGCGAGGGGGCAGAAGAGCTTGAAGGAGGTGCTTAATGCGCTAAAGGTCTACACGGAGAGACATTacaagaggatggaggagctggtggatgaGAGTTATTTGGTGGAGTATACCTTGAGAGAGATGGATGCTCTGGCGCCGTCGCTGAAGGcggtgaaggaggatggggagggggatgtggacaTGATTGAGGTGTAA